CCATAATTTATTATCTCACCACAAGGCACAATACACAGAGCTTTGAGGGTCCAATACAGTCATCGTGACAGAATGCACCACAGCCCTGGCACATGATCATGGCTTTCAGGCTGCAAGCACACTGGAGCGAGATGCTTTCCACCGTACTGCTATCGGTGAACATCTGCAAGGAAAGTGATGCACTGTGGCTCGCACCAAAGTTTGCTTTGTGGCTCAGCTGCACCACACTTCCAGCAAGGCCTTTGGGAAAGGTGGGAGAGCTGGAGGAATAATTAAAGCTGGTGGAACTTAGTTGGAGTTTGGAAAGCTTCCCGTAAAATGCCTGTTTGATGTTGAGTTGGGAGGGGATGGAAGAAGGCTCCAGAGGCTGAGTGAGCCCTTTCCCAGGCTCTCGGGGTAATTTCCAGAAGGGCAAATCAAGGACAAAGGGCATCCCTTGCAAGTGGTCCACCAGTTCCCGAGGACCAGGCCCCGTTGCGTTTCTGTTCTCTGCATTCGCTTTGAGAGGACCCCCACCAAAAGTCTTCTCGCTCTTAGTGCTGCCAACAGAGATGGGTGGTGGCTTTGGAGCCCAGTCTTCCCTGGCAGTCTGGACCCCACCAGACACAGAGTTTTTGCTTGGCCCCAACTTCCtactgggaaaactgggaggGGCACCAGCGGGCAGTGGCGTGGGCTCCACAGGCCTGGGGCACTGAAGGGCTGCAGCCTCGGTCTTGGAGCCAAAGAGCTTCTTCCCTTGGCCTCTAGCACTGTTCTGATCACCCAGGGCCCGACCTGTCTGATTGGGATCCGAGGAGATCACATTTGGAGATGAGAAACCAGGGGCTCTCGAGGTAGTGAGGTTTCCTGGCGCAGCATGTGAATTACTGCCCTGGGACAGGTCATGGGCTTCCAGCCGATCTTCAAAACTAAAGAGAGAGAACTGCTCTTTGGAATCCACTTCTACTTTCCCAGAGGCAGCTGTCGGATTTGTCACTGGATATAGTGAGTCTACGCTTGGGACTGTCTTGGAAATTTTGGGGGGTGCTCCAGGAGCCTGGGTGGCAAGATCGGTGCTTGCTTCACAGCTCTCAGGTAGGAGAGACTCCTTTGAAGCTCTTAAAGAGGGGGGGCCGCTCCGGCCAGCTCTGCAGCTGTTTCCCCCAGGGTCTTGCAAACATCCCATCCTCAGGGAGCCACCACGGCCCTGCTCTTTCGTCAGTGGGAGTCGTGGGGATTTGGGTTTGCTGTCACCGTGGGCTGGAGGAAGAACCTTCTCCAGGGGCAAGCTGCCCTGCAGCAACTGCATCACAAGTGGGTTCGTGGCCTCCACTGAGgacccaggcctccccagggacaATGGCCTTGGCTGGTACTCGGTACTGGCCAGTAGCAGGGAGTCTGGGATCTTTTGAGGAACCGCACAGACTCGGGACACCCAGCTCTGAGGAACAACCATCCCATCTGTCCTCGTGACCAGGCTCAGGTCACCGTTCACCTTGGAGAGTGAGGCAGAGCAGCGCCAGTCCTGTTTCTCATCCCGCTCCACCACCAAGGACCTCTTCTTCACTGTGGCTTCACCAAGGTCAGCCTCACTGCTGTCCTCAGAGAGGTGACCTTCAAAGTCAGAGGCTGTGTCTGTGGACTCGCCGTGAGGACTCAGTGCTTCAGAGTCTCCATTGATTCTCAGCTTTTCAACCTCCAGCTGTTTGCAGTCACTGCCAGTGCTGTCAACACACCCTTGAGATGGTACCGTCCAGAGCTGTCCAGAAGGGTCCAGGCCGTCCTCAGCAGTCAACCTCATAGGCAATGCCGGCACGAGGGGAGCATCTTTCTCCCACTCCTCTCGGACCTGGGGCTCAACAGATGGGACGTCATCTCTGGAGTCAGGATCAGGCCGCCCCACTGCCTTATCACTTAACAGGGGAGGCACCCAAGGAGCAGCACCGGCGGAGTCGAGAGCCTCGGTCTTCAAGTTTTCTTGCCTAGTAACACTTTCCCTCGAGGGTGGGCCTGAGTCACCAAGTCCTGATTCGTCATCAAACTGTCTGTCTTGCAGGCAACCAGCCAGTGATGATTTGGGGATGGAACTGGGGGTCACAGTCACAGGATCCTTCACGGTGGGACTACTGCCATGGTCTAGAGCCTGGCAGGTTCCTTCTTCTAATACAACATCCCCTGCTAGAGACTGAACAGGCCCATTCTCTGGGGGGATAGTGGGTCCTCGCTCTTCATTATCCCCTTCCCAGGAGGTAGTACCAAACCCACATTCAGTTCTACCATCTAGATGCAACACAGGCTGTTCAGCTGCTCTCTCAGCTGCTGGGGTTTTGGAGGACAGTGGAGGCAAAGCCTGGCGCGGCTGGTCCCCAGTGGGAGCAACAGGAAGTGGGGAGGTATCTTCCAGCGCACTTGTGAGGACATCTGGAACCCTCTGCAGTGGGCAGCTCTTCTCCTTTCTGAGAGGAGCCAGGTCCTCTCTGCGGGCTCTGGATACAGCAACTCCAGCCTGGGTGTGCTCCCCATTTAGAGGACAAGGCGGCAGTAGTTGTGTTCGCTGTAGATCTGACGCACACTCTCCAGAGGTGCTCGgggctcccctgggctcagggtgGCCACGGgcctcaccaccatcaccactgctGCTGTCTCTGCCACCTCCCTCATCGGTGGCCCCGCCGCCACCTCCACCCGGGCCACCCCCACCTCCGATGGCAGTGGTGGCCGCCTCTCGATGGCAGTGGTGGCCTCTCGCCCCTCGGACCTGCAGAGCACGGGCTTTAATGTCTGCAAGGGTCCTGGCGCCAGTCCAGCCCCGGCAGGAGGACTCCGTGATGGGGATGATGCGGGGGCATATCTGGTAAGTGGGCTGACCTTTAACCACCCAGGGTGGTTTGATACGTGAAAGTTGAATCTGCAAGAGAAGAATAAAACAGTTTTAACTGACTGAGTGCTCTTATCTAGGAACTGTACAGCTAAGTGGGGAATCTAGTAGCTTAGGGGTCACGGCCTAGAGAATCAAATCATTCTccgtaaaaatgaaataatcatggTAAAACAGCTGTCCAAGACACCACCCATTCTGAGAAGATTCTGCTCAAGGGCTCTTATATGCCACACTTCTAAATTTAATTTCTGGTGGGACTGTGTGAAGACTTTAAAACCCCAAAGGATTCTGACCTCTAGAGGTAACTTCAACCGAGTGACCaaacaagagaggaagaaaagaacctTATCCCTGATATTCAAGTCAGCCTCAAGAACGGCTCTCTTGGAGAGCACTACACTCCCACATAACTGACACAAGGACCCAGGGCTTTCTGTCCCTGCCAAGGGGCTCCTCAAAGGGGACTGGGCCCAGGGCAGCTAGGAATCAAACAGCCTCCTACCCGGATGGGCGGGACTTTGGGCTCCTCTTTGGTGGGCTGTGGCTTTTCGGTGTGAACACTTTCAATTGTGTTACGAAAGGACTGACGATCTTCAAGCCGGGGCTTCTTTTCGGGAAAGGATGCAGAGGCCGCCTGCTCAAAGGATTTCCTCTTCTGATCCTTGGGTTCCAGATCCACAGCTTCCTGAGGCAAGCTGAGAACTCTGTCTGGAGACGCAGAGACACGTGCCAGGTCGTCTGGATCAGACTGGATCCGCGAAGCCCCAGTCTCCGCCGGGAATTCGGGACTCTCTGGGTCGGGTGCTGCAGAGGATGTGCCAGGGGGGTGGGGACCACCCGCCCCTGCTGAGTCTTTCTCAGCCTCCCCATCCTTGTAGAGGGGCATGTCTGGTGCCACAGACTGTGTGTCCTTAGCAACCTCTGCTTGCTCTGGCTCCTGCTTTTTGTACAGATTCCTTCGGGCTCTGGTTCGGAGATCTGGCCGGGAGCGTTTCTTGAAATGCCCGTCTCGCTGCCGGGTGGCCGGACCACGCGGTGGCCGTGTTGATTCTCCTGGGACACGCAAGTCACTCTTGATTTCAGCCTCCCCCTGGCCTACATTCTGCTTCAGCGACTCTTCTTTGGTCAAACCCAACCTGCAAATCAAACTCATATCATCAGTTACAGGGCAGAGAGGGCATGTCTATTTTATTTCCATGAATAATATACACCCAGATATCAGCTATCTTAGAACAAAAAAAACCTGCATGGTCTATGACACTGACCATAGGAAAACCTCTGTCAGCTTCCCTGTGATGGCATTAGGCAAATGAGCCAAGTGTCATGCAATCCCCACGTGCCCGTGCGACACAGCAGCGAGCACGACACTGAACGTCGGCCGCTATCCCCCCAAGCCAGACCAGGGCTCAGGGCGTCAAGTGCCTTACTTCTGTCCGTAGTAGTCTTCAAAGAACTTTTCTTTCCATTGTTccaccttcttttccttctccatttcctGTCGTATCCTGACTTGCATCTCATGAGTGAACTCGCCTAGAGAGAAACCAAACAGTGGTGCGTTTGGATGTTAAGGTCTGTCTTGTGAAAAGCCAAATCCTGCAGTTCTACCACGTCAGGAGTTTTCAAAATAACATGTGACTCTGGTGAGTTTGGAAATCTCTTCTCCACCCTCGCTGGCTCCTATCTCCTCTGGAGGGTCTCTGACATCATGCTCTTTCTCAGCACAGAACTAACAAGTTTACTACAAGGGAAGTGTACCCTTGGGTAATTGGTCCTTCAACAGCAAGCAATGCATTGATCAAAAAAgcgaaacagaaacaaacaaacaagagtaACATTCTGACTCCCCATGCAGGAAAAAGTCAACACAGCAGGCCTAAAAAGACCTGCTGACAAGGTGGGCCCTCAGCTGACATCTGGGAACTTACTTAGTTCAGGAGGGTTCCCATCCCCCTGACTGACAGGAACGGGTCACTGTGCCGAAACAGTTTATGCACACAAGATGGTTTATAGTGAGCACCTGCCTTCCTTTGGGGACTCTGGAATTTGGGGATGTGCCAGGCAGAGGCTTCTGACATGATGAGCTCCCATAAAAACCCTAGGCACTAGGTCCTTAATGAGCTTCCCCGGGAGACTACATCTCACACATGTGGTCAAACTCCTTGCTGAGGGAACTGAGGATgtcctgtgtgactccactgggagaggacttGGAAGCTTGCACCTGGCTTCCCTGGACATTACCCCAGATGTCTTTTCCCTCTGCTAATTTTGTTCTGTGTTCTTTCACTGCAATGAATTACAGCCGTGAGTACGACTGTATGCTGAGTCCCGTGAGTCCTCCTAGCAAATCATTGAACCTGGGGAGGGTCTTGGGGACCTCCCAATGCTATCCCCAAAGAGCTTCCCCACAAAATCGAATTAAGAGCAATCATTCCCAGTGGTAATGTCTAAAAAGACAGAGCACCTGGTGGAACTTCACATGCAGGTCAATGCCATGGTGCACTTTCGTCCACCCACCCAGAGAATGCCATGGTTACTGGAAAGTACAGGAGACTGCAGTTCTAACAACGAAGAGGCAACACAGATgactatacacacacaaaacagtaAAAGCCCAAATACTCTTGTGCCTCCTTCAGCGGTACTGACCACATTCACACCCACTGTATCTACTCGAGGAAAGCCTGCCTTATACTAAatattccttgaaaaaaaaaaatcactgaaaaatgaCTGTTCAGGTTTTAACTACCAGGAGATGAGTGACACCACACATGGTGAGCACCTCTTAAGCCACTGAGATGAGAACGTCTACTCACCATCAGCCAGGCGTTCCCGCCAGCTCTGAGCCGCGTGGGTGAAAAACTCGTTGTTCAGTGCGCTGCTGCTGAGACGCAACAGGCCATCTGTTCCCGCCTAGAAGGATCAAGAAACAAAACcccataaataaacaaacttagaaagagaagagaagcctgcccagagagaggcaaagaggaaGCTGCGCATCTGCACCTGTCTGTCCACTtcgggcaggaggcagaggagttGCTGCTGGAAGTGGGACGGCAGGGCGTGGAAGGTCCGGGAGTTGATCAGGGCCCGGAGGTTGGTGTTGACAAGAATGGACCCAGGCGTCTCAAAGTCGATCTCTTCTCCTCTGTTGCGCTTCATTGGACCTGTGATTTTTGAAGCAGTAAGAAGCAACGTATAGATTTTCAGCTTcttaattcaaaacaaaacaaaacaaaacaaatgccaaCTAAGGAAAAACTTTGGTGGCAGCACCCACGCTACCCAGAGCTTATCTGCACATGATCTGCTGAATCGTCCAGTCCACTCTAACCTATCACTTACTATTATTCTTTTCGGGTTACTGTTGCTACCATAAACCTTAAGAGAACACTTGGGCTTGCATCCTCTCAGATGAGACTGCACCATGCTGTGTCACAGCCTGAACAGGATACTCTACCCAcagaaaggcaggcaggggacAGGCTATGAGCTTCCCTCCACAAAATCAACGGGAGAAACGATGGAAGTTGTCTAAAAGTGAATCTAGTGAGTGTCCAacagaaaaatctgcaaaagCCTTCTGTGAACGGGCTGGAGAGGTATGACCACCATGCAGAAAGGTACTAAGGGTTGTTTAAAGTCCACTGAAATGTCAATACCTCTCACAAAAGCCCAACAAATGGAAGAGAGATCTGTGAGACTTTGAGATTGAGCACTGCTGATGAGCTGGAGAAGCTGCAAGACAGCAAACCTAGATGCCACTTGGGCAATGGTTTAGTCTAACTTTCAGAAGCCAAGGTTTCGTCTTCTTAATGGTTTCACGTGGCCCATCTACAAAAAACCAGCATCTGGGCTTTGAGAATTAAATCCTGGAATAGCAGACAGCATACTAGCCTTGCAAATAGCCCTGCTGGGGATGGGAGGTACACACTACTGAATTTGTCTGCATTCCCCAAATTCAGCATAGGCTTCCACTCAACATATTGACTAGTTATAAAAAAGGACATCTGACAGAGACTGCAGATGTTGAGAACAAACTTGGCAGGATGCTaccaaagaaaggaaacaaatgctGGAATTCTTCACTGAGAAGCTCAGAAGCAATTTTTCACTCACTTGAGCATTTACTAAGCAGTACCAAGGCAGGCACAGGCTAGGCCCTTACAGAGACGTACAAGCAATGTGGCACCATCTCTGCCCACAGGGAGTTCTCTGAGAGTCTAGCAGAGAAGATCTATAtgtaaaataaccaaaatgcaaGGTAAAAAAGCCAACAGAAAATAGAGGGCCACCCAAGAAGTAAAAATCAACTGGCAAGGAAGTGGAGCAGAAGACATCATCTTCTCTCTAGGCCTGGAGGAGCCCCCTTACAGGCAGAGAAATGAGTGCCAAGCCACTCACCTGTGGCCGGCTTCCGGAAGCCTCTCAGGAGCGGGGCAGGGTCCCGGGCGACCTCGGCCTGGCCACGAATAGCAGCGCTGCCCAGGGCCAGAgagccgctgctgctgctgctggacgGGCTGCCGCTCTCGCCATCGGCGTGGCGGCCTGAGAACCCTGAAGGCACAGCATTCCACCGGTCAAAAGCATCACACGCCACGCCCACGGCTCTCAGACAAGCTTACTTCTCCCAGCTCTCCCTGAGACGTGGCCAGCAATGCTGCTGGCTTCCATGGCCTGGCCTCAGGCTGTCAGAGATCACTACCTCATGGTCTGGACTTAAAATATCATGTAAGAATGCCAAACCGCCATCGTAGTTTGCACAGCACTGCACCTGTTACAAAGCACCTGCACACACCTTCATCGGACCCTCACGACCGCCCTGTGAGGCAAAGGGGAGGGcgcccagcagagcccagcactGGAACCTAGGTCAGGTCTCACCACCACAGCGCGCTGCCTgccagaggaggggctcctgaCTCCACTGACATGGCACTAGCCAGGTCAGAAACTGCTGCCAGAGGGAGACAGGTCCCCAGGACCTGAGGAAGGAGTATCACAACCACGAGCTTACACATACCTGATGCAGATTCCACGTGGGCCCCGTTTACCTTCAGAGGAGTCAGGACAACTCGAGGCAGCATCACCCCggtctttttcttttgcttgtttgCCTATATTCCCAGAGGGAATACAGAAAGAGCCCGAGTCACCTGCAGGGCCACAACAGCAGTCCCTCTTGACCACGTCTCCACCGtcttgtaaaacagagttagtaCTCAACCAGCACAGGCAGGTAATGCCGACAGCAGCAGTGATTCACGCCACTGAGCCAGCTGCTGGCCACTGTGCCGAGCGTGACCCCAAGCTGAAAAGACTATtgctctccccattttacaggtaaggaatcTGTCCAAGGCTAGTGAGTGGTAGGGCCGTAATTCAAACTGCTGGCTCCTAAGCTCATGTTCTCCCCATTCTGCTATACTTCTTCCTGGCTGTTCCCATGTttaccataaaaacaaacaaaattatccATCCATggtaaggagaaaaaaacaaacagctctgCTCTCAGGTCTATTACCCACTTTTCCCATGGCCCACTTCTAAGTGATACTAACAGTGATACTAGGTTTGGACCAAACTGATTTTCTCTACTCTTCAAACACGCACAGTGAACTGCAGGACAGAGTCCTGTCCTGTGCCTGGCCTCATGTACCCACCCAGCCTTGTCGCCAACTTTCCTCCCTACCTGTGATGAAGCTCTGTAGCTGTCCCTGGGATTGGAAAGAGGCCGACTTTGAGATTCTGTAGAACAGGATGCATTAGAAGACGTTTCATCAAGAGAAACTGGAAGAGAGGGAAATAAAGGTTAGCCCCTAGCAACTGCTTTTGGCTCTCCGCCCATCTTGTCAAAGATACTTACCATCATTTTCACCACTCACAGTGCTGGCTTCATTAGACCCACAGCTCTCCACATCAGCTGTGTCCTCTggctcctctccctccactgCAGCCGGACTGCGAGACCACTGCAGGGCATCCTTCTGTGACAGCAAGGCACAACTCAGGTGAGCAAACCCTACAAATCCTACAAGCACAGCAGTCATTCCTAAATGGCTATTACTTTTGGAGAAGAGGGATTAGAATGTTGATTAAATTCCTATCCCTTTCTAATTGACCTCTTTCTCACAAAGTTCTTTCATACATATATCAAGAAAGTTAGATATCTAATTCTGCGTCCATTAAACGTTTATGGGGTGCATCCTATAAGCTACATCATGCTAGTTCCTGGTGGGAGGATGGGGTATAAGGAGGGGAATCAGGGCCCTCCTCTCAAGGAGCTCAAATGAGTAGAGGAGAAAATCATATCTGTAACAATGCAAAGCA
Above is a window of Camelus dromedarius isolate mCamDro1 chromosome 18, mCamDro1.pat, whole genome shotgun sequence DNA encoding:
- the ASXL1 gene encoding polycomb group protein ASXL1 isoform X2, encoding MWRFFLQPPPPQIPAEGRAGWPAPPTPGGGAPASLPPLFGSVWGSGEASFMHSGELGFREGSEAPPSLPGGQWGGAFDSRGGKETLHFKDASGILSFRNLNQVLENYSDAPMTPKQILQVIEAEGLKEMSGTSPLACLNAMLHSNSRGAEGLFYKLPGRISLFTLKKDALQWSRSPAAVEGEEPEDTADVESCGSNEASTVSGENDVSLDETSSNASCSTESQSRPLSNPRDSYRASSQANKQKKKTGVMLPRVVLTPLKVNGAHVESASGFSGRHADGESGSPSSSSSSGSLALGSAAIRGQAEVARDPAPLLRGFRKPATGPMKRNRGEEIDFETPGSILVNTNLRALINSRTFHALPSHFQQQLLCLLPEVDRQAGTDGLLRLSSSALNNEFFTHAAQSWRERLADGEFTHEMQVRIRQEMEKEKKVEQWKEKFFEDYYGQKLGLTKEESLKQNVGQGEAEIKSDLRVPGESTRPPRGPATRQRDGHFKKRSRPDLRTRARRNLYKKQEPEQAEVAKDTQSVAPDMPLYKDGEAEKDSAGAGGPHPPGTSSAAPDPESPEFPAETGASRIQSDPDDLARVSASPDRVLSLPQEAVDLEPKDQKRKSFEQAASASFPEKKPRLEDRQSFRNTIESVHTEKPQPTKEEPKVPPIRIQLSRIKPPWVVKGQPTYQICPRIIPITESSCRGWTGARTLADIKARALQVRGARGHHCHREAATTAIGGGGGPGGGGGGATDEGGGRDSSSGDGGEARGHPEPRGAPSTSGECASDLQRTQLLPPCPLNGEHTQAGVAVSRARREDLAPLRKEKSCPLQRVPDVLTSALEDTSPLPVAPTGDQPRQALPPLSSKTPAAERAAEQPVLHLDGRTECGFGTTSWEGDNEERGPTIPPENGPVQSLAGDVVLEEGTCQALDHGSSPTVKDPVTVTPSSIPKSSLAGCLQDRQFDDESGLGDSGPPSRESVTRQENLKTEALDSAGAAPWVPPLLSDKAVGRPDPDSRDDVPSVEPQVREEWEKDAPLVPALPMRLTAEDGLDPSGQLWTVPSQGCVDSTGSDCKQLEVEKLRINGDSEALSPHGESTDTASDFEGHLSEDSSEADLGEATVKKRSLVVERDEKQDWRCSASLSKVNGDLSLVTRTDGMVVPQSWVSRVCAVPQKIPDSLLLASTEYQPRPLSLGRPGSSVEATNPLVMQLLQGSLPLEKVLPPAHGDSKPKSPRLPLTKEQGRGGSLRMGCLQDPGGNSCRAGRSGPPSLRASKESLLPESCEASTDLATQAPGAPPKISKTVPSVDSLYPVTNPTAASGKVEVDSKEQFSLFSFEDRLEAHDLSQGSNSHAAPGNLTTSRAPGFSSPNVISSDPNQTGRALGDQNSARGQGKKLFGSKTEAAALQCPRPVEPTPLPAGAPPSFPSRKLGPSKNSVSGGVQTAREDWAPKPPPISVGSTKSEKTFGGGPLKANAENRNATGPGPRELVDHLQGMPFVLDLPFWKLPREPGKGLTQPLEPSSIPSQLNIKQAFYGKLSKLQLSSTSFNYSSSSPTFPKGLAGSVVQLSHKANFGASHSASLSLQMFTDSSTVESISLQCACSLKAMIMCQGCGAFCHDDCIGPSKLCVLCLVVR
- the ASXL1 gene encoding polycomb group protein ASXL1 isoform X3 — translated: MWRFFLQPPPPQIPAEGRAGWPAPPTPGGGAPASLPPLFGSVWGSGEASFMHSGELGFREGSEAPPSLPGGQWGGAFDSRGGKETLHFKDASGILSFRNLNQNHSIMLPNGKMYCGSEHQNFTAYLQKSSFKNMSTNVLENYSDAPMTPKQILQVIEAEGLKEMSGTSPLACLNAMLHSNSRGAEGLFYKLPGRISLFTLKKDALQWSRSPAAVEGEEPEDTADVESCGSNEASTVSGENDVSLDETSSNASCSTESQSRPLSNPRDSYRASSQANKQKKKTGVMLPRVVLTPLKVNGAHVESASGPMKRNRGEEIDFETPGSILVNTNLRALINSRTFHALPSHFQQQLLCLLPEVDRQAGTDGLLRLSSSALNNEFFTHAAQSWRERLADGEFTHEMQVRIRQEMEKEKKVEQWKEKFFEDYYGQKLGLTKEESLKQNVGQGEAEIKSDLRVPGESTRPPRGPATRQRDGHFKKRSRPDLRTRARRNLYKKQEPEQAEVAKDTQSVAPDMPLYKDGEAEKDSAGAGGPHPPGTSSAAPDPESPEFPAETGASRIQSDPDDLARVSASPDRVLSLPQEAVDLEPKDQKRKSFEQAASASFPEKKPRLEDRQSFRNTIESVHTEKPQPTKEEPKVPPIRIQLSRIKPPWVVKGQPTYQICPRIIPITESSCRGWTGARTLADIKARALQVRGARGHHCHREAATTAIGGGGGPGGGGGGATDEGGGRDSSSGDGGEARGHPEPRGAPSTSGECASDLQRTQLLPPCPLNGEHTQAGVAVSRARREDLAPLRKEKSCPLQRVPDVLTSALEDTSPLPVAPTGDQPRQALPPLSSKTPAAERAAEQPVLHLDGRTECGFGTTSWEGDNEERGPTIPPENGPVQSLAGDVVLEEGTCQALDHGSSPTVKDPVTVTPSSIPKSSLAGCLQDRQFDDESGLGDSGPPSRESVTRQENLKTEALDSAGAAPWVPPLLSDKAVGRPDPDSRDDVPSVEPQVREEWEKDAPLVPALPMRLTAEDGLDPSGQLWTVPSQGCVDSTGSDCKQLEVEKLRINGDSEALSPHGESTDTASDFEGHLSEDSSEADLGEATVKKRSLVVERDEKQDWRCSASLSKVNGDLSLVTRTDGMVVPQSWVSRVCAVPQKIPDSLLLASTEYQPRPLSLGRPGSSVEATNPLVMQLLQGSLPLEKVLPPAHGDSKPKSPRLPLTKEQGRGGSLRMGCLQDPGGNSCRAGRSGPPSLRASKESLLPESCEASTDLATQAPGAPPKISKTVPSVDSLYPVTNPTAASGKVEVDSKEQFSLFSFEDRLEAHDLSQGSNSHAAPGNLTTSRAPGFSSPNVISSDPNQTGRALGDQNSARGQGKKLFGSKTEAAALQCPRPVEPTPLPAGAPPSFPSRKLGPSKNSVSGGVQTAREDWAPKPPPISVGSTKSEKTFGGGPLKANAENRNATGPGPRELVDHLQGMPFVLDLPFWKLPREPGKGLTQPLEPSSIPSQLNIKQAFYGKLSKLQLSSTSFNYSSSSPTFPKGLAGSVVQLSHKANFGASHSASLSLQMFTDSSTVESISLQCACSLKAMIMCQGCGAFCHDDCIGPSKLCVLCLVVR
- the ASXL1 gene encoding polycomb group protein ASXL1 isoform X1, with translation MWRFFLQPPPPQIPAEGRAGWPAPPTPGGGAPASLPPLFGSVWGSGEASFMHSGELGFREGSEAPPSLPGGQWGGAFDSRGGKETLHFKDASGILSFRNLNQNHSIMLPNGKMYCGSEHQNFTAYLQKSSFKNMSTNVLENYSDAPMTPKQILQVIEAEGLKEMSGTSPLACLNAMLHSNSRGAEGLFYKLPGRISLFTLKKDALQWSRSPAAVEGEEPEDTADVESCGSNEASTVSGENDVSLDETSSNASCSTESQSRPLSNPRDSYRASSQANKQKKKTGVMLPRVVLTPLKVNGAHVESASGFSGRHADGESGSPSSSSSSGSLALGSAAIRGQAEVARDPAPLLRGFRKPATGPMKRNRGEEIDFETPGSILVNTNLRALINSRTFHALPSHFQQQLLCLLPEVDRQAGTDGLLRLSSSALNNEFFTHAAQSWRERLADGEFTHEMQVRIRQEMEKEKKVEQWKEKFFEDYYGQKLGLTKEESLKQNVGQGEAEIKSDLRVPGESTRPPRGPATRQRDGHFKKRSRPDLRTRARRNLYKKQEPEQAEVAKDTQSVAPDMPLYKDGEAEKDSAGAGGPHPPGTSSAAPDPESPEFPAETGASRIQSDPDDLARVSASPDRVLSLPQEAVDLEPKDQKRKSFEQAASASFPEKKPRLEDRQSFRNTIESVHTEKPQPTKEEPKVPPIRIQLSRIKPPWVVKGQPTYQICPRIIPITESSCRGWTGARTLADIKARALQVRGARGHHCHREAATTAIGGGGGPGGGGGGATDEGGGRDSSSGDGGEARGHPEPRGAPSTSGECASDLQRTQLLPPCPLNGEHTQAGVAVSRARREDLAPLRKEKSCPLQRVPDVLTSALEDTSPLPVAPTGDQPRQALPPLSSKTPAAERAAEQPVLHLDGRTECGFGTTSWEGDNEERGPTIPPENGPVQSLAGDVVLEEGTCQALDHGSSPTVKDPVTVTPSSIPKSSLAGCLQDRQFDDESGLGDSGPPSRESVTRQENLKTEALDSAGAAPWVPPLLSDKAVGRPDPDSRDDVPSVEPQVREEWEKDAPLVPALPMRLTAEDGLDPSGQLWTVPSQGCVDSTGSDCKQLEVEKLRINGDSEALSPHGESTDTASDFEGHLSEDSSEADLGEATVKKRSLVVERDEKQDWRCSASLSKVNGDLSLVTRTDGMVVPQSWVSRVCAVPQKIPDSLLLASTEYQPRPLSLGRPGSSVEATNPLVMQLLQGSLPLEKVLPPAHGDSKPKSPRLPLTKEQGRGGSLRMGCLQDPGGNSCRAGRSGPPSLRASKESLLPESCEASTDLATQAPGAPPKISKTVPSVDSLYPVTNPTAASGKVEVDSKEQFSLFSFEDRLEAHDLSQGSNSHAAPGNLTTSRAPGFSSPNVISSDPNQTGRALGDQNSARGQGKKLFGSKTEAAALQCPRPVEPTPLPAGAPPSFPSRKLGPSKNSVSGGVQTAREDWAPKPPPISVGSTKSEKTFGGGPLKANAENRNATGPGPRELVDHLQGMPFVLDLPFWKLPREPGKGLTQPLEPSSIPSQLNIKQAFYGKLSKLQLSSTSFNYSSSSPTFPKGLAGSVVQLSHKANFGASHSASLSLQMFTDSSTVESISLQCACSLKAMIMCQGCGAFCHDDCIGPSKLCVLCLVVR